The genomic interval TGGTGCCCGATCCCACTACAGCGTGGATCGACCCCTTCATGGAAGTTCCCACTCTGAGCATGATCTGTAGCATCAAAGAACCGCGTACCGGGGAATGGTACAGCCGCGACCCCCGCACCATTGCTCAAAAAGCCATTGATTACCTGATTTCTACCGGACTTGGCGATACCGCCTTTATCGGCCCGGAAGCTGAATTTTTCATCTTTGACGATGTTCGCTTCGACCAAACCGAAAACAAAGGCTACTACTACGTAGATAGCGTTGAAGGCCGTTGGAACTCTGGCAAAGAGGAAGCAGGCGGGAACCTCGGCTACAAGCCGCGCTACAAAGAAGGTTACTTCCCGGTTGCGCCCACCGACACCTCGCAAGACATGCGGACGGAAATGCTGCTGACGATGGCAGAATGCGGCGTTCCCATCGAAAAACATCACCACGAAGTAGCAACAGGCGGCCAGTGCGAGTTAGGCTTCCGCTTCGCCTCCCTCGTTCAAGCCGCCGACTACTTAATGACCTACAAGTACGTCATTAAGAACGTCGCTCGCAAATACGGAAAATCCGTCACCTTCATGCCCAAACCCTTGTTTAACGACAACGGTTCCGGGATGCACACCCACCAGTCCATCTGGAAAGACGGTCAACCCACCTTCTGGGGCGATGGCTACGCCAACTTAAGCCAAACGGCACTGCACTACATTGGCGGTATCCTCAAGCACGCACCCGCGCTGCTGGCTTTAACCAACCCCACCACCAACTCCTACAAGCGTCTGGTTCCAGGGTTTGAAGCCCCCGTTAACCTGGCCTATTCTCAAGGCAACCGTTCGGCGTCGATTCGGATTCCGCTGTCGGGTACCAATCCCAAGGCGAAGCGTTTAGAGTTCCGCTGTCCCGATGCGACCTCTAACCCCTACTTAGCGTTTGCGGCGATGCTGTGTGCTGGGATTGATGGGATTAAAAACCAAATCGATCCGGGCGAACCCTTGGATGTGGATATCTACGATTTGTCTCCTGAAGAGTTGGCAAAAATCCCCTCTACCCCAGGTTCGTTGTTAGATGCCCTCAAAGCGCTAGAAGCGGATCACGAATTCCTAACAGTCGGCGGGGTATTTACCGAAGACTTCATCAATAACTGGATCGAGTACAAACTCGACAACG from Desertifilum tharense IPPAS B-1220 carries:
- the glnA gene encoding type I glutamate--ammonia ligase, yielding MPETPQDVLKMIQDNDIKMIDLKFIDMPGIWQHCSFYYNQIDESSFVDGVPFDGSSIRGWKAINESDMAMVPDPTTAWIDPFMEVPTLSMICSIKEPRTGEWYSRDPRTIAQKAIDYLISTGLGDTAFIGPEAEFFIFDDVRFDQTENKGYYYVDSVEGRWNSGKEEAGGNLGYKPRYKEGYFPVAPTDTSQDMRTEMLLTMAECGVPIEKHHHEVATGGQCELGFRFASLVQAADYLMTYKYVIKNVARKYGKSVTFMPKPLFNDNGSGMHTHQSIWKDGQPTFWGDGYANLSQTALHYIGGILKHAPALLALTNPTTNSYKRLVPGFEAPVNLAYSQGNRSASIRIPLSGTNPKAKRLEFRCPDATSNPYLAFAAMLCAGIDGIKNQIDPGEPLDVDIYDLSPEELAKIPSTPGSLLDALKALEADHEFLTVGGVFTEDFINNWIEYKLDNEVNPMRLRPHPYEFSLYYDC